From the genome of Haloarcula taiwanensis:
CTACTACGACGCCATCGACGGCGACGACTACGACCAGTTGGCCTCGCTGCTCACCCCGTCGTTCGTCCACGACCGCCCCGACCGGACCATCGACGGCCGGGACCAGTTCGTACAGTTCATGCGTGAGGGACGGCCCCAGATGGACACCACGCATCCGCTGGACGGCCTCTACTGTCGGCAGAAAGACAGCGCGGCCGAGTCGATAGACGGCGACGACACGGCGACGGCGGAAGTCATCGCTCGCGGTCGCCTACTCGATGCTGACGGTGAGCGTATCGTCGGGTTCGTCGACGTGTTCACCTTCGCCGGGGGCGACATCGAGCGCATCGAGACGTACACGCGCTGATGCTGCCCGCTCGCGGCGTTATTAGTTCACCCTCCCGGTAGCGACAGCCGAACGCCGTACATCGACCCGTCGGCTTCGGTTCCGACGAGCGCGTCCACGGTCCACGGGGTCTCGCTGACCGCGTCGCGGAACCCTGACGGCGTGACCACCAACAGGTCGGTCCACGGGCCGGCCAGCCCGTCGTACTCGACGCGGAAGGTCCGGTAGGCGACACCGGGCTGGACGAGGTGGGCCGCGTCAGTCTCCGGGTCTGCCCGGTCGAGTGTATCCATGTCGGCAACGAGACGACCACCGGGCCGCGTCACCGCCGCCAGTTCGGTGAGCGTTGTCCGGAGGTCGGCCAGCGAACTGCCGAGGCCGAGTTGCTTGCCCAGGGCGACGACGGTATCGAACCCGTCACCGGGTGGCTGTCGAAGGCCGCCGACCACTGCATCCGTGACCCCGCACTCGCGGGCGACAGTGACGGCTCCCGGACTCCGATCGACCGCCAGCACGCTGTGGCCGCGC
Proteins encoded in this window:
- a CDS encoding SAM-dependent methyltransferase, with product MPDDAFGQMVLDFHRGDLAERPRYRRDDDDVTEAHLAGYFERPSEWHPIERDLFSDVTGRVLDAGCGVGRHTLPLQERGHSVLAVDRSPGAVTVARECGVTDAVVGGLRQPPGDGFDTVVALGKQLGLGSSLADLRTTLTELAAVTRPGGRLVADMDTLDRADPETDAAHLVQPGVAYRTFRVEYDGLAGPWTDLLVVTPSGFRDAVSETPWTVDALVGTEADGSMYGVRLSLPGG